The following coding sequences lie in one Arachis hypogaea cultivar Tifrunner chromosome 9, arahy.Tifrunner.gnm2.J5K5, whole genome shotgun sequence genomic window:
- the LOC112711287 gene encoding pentatricopeptide repeat-containing protein At2g20540, producing MKPLHRIIEDKLIFLLQSCRTSKHMCQIQAQIITYGLQHNHFITPNFINACSNLTKMGHAQKLFDKMYEPNTASWNAMLTCYSHVEFYRDVVVLFARMNREGALPNCFTFPMVVKSCAKVNAVREGKQVHCLVVRYGFMSNSFVGTSLIDMYSSWGSIGDAYKVFAEIPQKNVVAWTCIIVAYISCHDMFSARCLFDVAPERDVILWNTMVSGYIEVGDMVAARKLFDKMPNRDIQSWNTMLNGYANNRNVESFEKIFKEMPERNVFSWNGLIGGYARNGLLSDVLESFKHMLVEGYVLPNNATLVTVLSTCSRLGALDMGKWVHVYAERIGYKGDLHVGNALIDMYAKCGVIEKAINVFNHQHKKDIITWNTIINGLAVHGNAADALSMFDRMKHGGVKPDEVTFVGILSACTHMGLVRDGFTYFQSMVDSYSLVPQIEHYGCMVDLLGKAGLLEQAVNFVRKMPVKPDAVIWAALLGACRKYKNVEIAELALTQLIELEPKNTANFVMLSNIYKDLGRWEDVAKLKVAMRDTGFKKMPGCSVIEANDIVVEFYSLDERHPETENIYRTLRGLTILIRSYGYVPNPGIVA from the coding sequence ATGAAGCCACTGCATCGAATTATCGAAGACAAGTTGATTTTCCTCTTACAATCATGTAGAACATCAAAACACATGTGTCAGATTCAAGCCCAAATAATTACCTATGGACTCCAACACAATCATTTCATTACTCCAAATTTCATCAATGCGTGTTCCAACCTCACTAAAATGGGTCATGCCCAGAAACTGTTTGACAAAATGTATGAACCGAACACTGCCTCATGGAATGCCATGTTGACATGCTACTCCCATGTTGAGTTTTACCGGGACGTCGTTGTTTTGTTTGCCCGAATGAACCGGGAGGGTGCATTGCCCAATTGCTTTACCTTCCCTATGGTTGTCAAGTCTTGTGCAAAGGTAAATGCAGTAAGAGAGGGTAAACAAGTTCATTGTCTTGTGGTGAGATACGGTTTCATGTCAAACTCCTTCGTAGGAACTTCATTGATTGACATGTATTCGTCATGGGGATCCATTGGGGATGCTTACAAGGTGTTTGCTGAAATTCCTCAGAAGAATGTAGTTGCTTGGACTTGTATCATTGTTGCCTACATTTCATGTCATGACATGTTTTCTGCCCGGTGCTTGTTTGATGTGGCACCAGAGCGCGATGTGATCCTCTGGAACACTATGGTTTCAGGCTATATTGAGGTGGGAGATATGGTGGCTGCCAGAAAACTTTTCGATAAGATGCCGAATCGGGACATTCAGTCTTGGAACACCATGCTGAATGGTTATGCGAATAATAGAAATGTTGAATCATTTGAGAAGATATTCAAGGAGATGCCTGAAAGGAATGTGTTTTCTTGGAATGGGTTAATTGGAGGCTATGCTCGGAATGGCCTATTGTCTGATGTTTTGGAATCTTTTAAACACATGTTAGTTGAAGGTTATGTTCTGCCTAACAATGCCACGCTTGTCACAGTGCTGTCTACATGTTCAAGATTAGGTGCCCTTGATATGGGTAAGTGGGTGCATGTGTATGCAGAAAGGATTGGTTATAAGGGAGACCTGCATGTTGGAAATGCCCTAATTGACATGTATGCAAAATGTGGGGTTATTGAAAAAGCGATTAATGTGTTTAATCATCAGCATAAAAAGGATATAATTACTTGGAACACAATCATTAATGGTCTCGCCGTGCATGGGAATGCAGCTGATGCCTTGAGTATGTTTGATAGGATGAAGCATGGTGGAGTGAAACCAGATGAAGTTACTTTCGTGGGAATTCTGTCTGCTTGTACACATATGGGGTTAGTCAGGGATGGATTCACATATTTTCAATCCATGGTTGATAGTTATTCACTTGTGCCTCAAATTGAGCATTATGGGTGTATGGTTGATTTGCTTGGAAAAGCTGGTCTCTTAGAACAAGCTGTAAATTTTGTGAGAAAGATGCCGGTGAAACCAGATGCAGTTATATGGGCGGCATTGCTTGGGGCATGTAGAAAATACAAGAATGTTGAAATCGCAGAGCTGGCTCTTACACAACTCATCGAACTCGAACCTAAAAACACCGCAAACTTTGTCATGCTTTCAAACATATATAAAGACCTTGGAAGATGGGAAGATGTTGCCAAGTTGAAGGTTGCAATGAGAGATACTGGTTTCAAGAAAATGCCTGGATGTAGTGTTATTGAGGCCAATGATATTGTGGTGGAGTTTTATTCTTTGGATGAAAGGCATCCGGAGACAGAGAATATATACAGGACATTGCGCGGATTGACAATTTTGATAAGATCGTATGGATATGTTCCAAATCCTGGTATTGTTGCTTGA